One Pullulanibacillus sp. KACC 23026 DNA segment encodes these proteins:
- the cmpA gene encoding cortex morphogenetic protein CmpA, translating to MPAWLINQLRNAYFKKDRHKVKLLNQCWFFYQDKMDHTN from the coding sequence ATGCCCGCCTGGCTAATCAACCAACTTAGAAACGCTTATTTTAAAAAAGATCGCCATAAAGTGAAACTGCTCAATCAATGCTGGTTTTTTTACCAGGACAAAATGGATCATACCAATTAA
- the pepF gene encoding oligoendopeptidase F, translated as MQQVKAGRYKRDEVPVELTWKLEDLFPDEQAWESELNQIEQDLSTVTKFKGRLGESADTLLSCILAYEALLERFVRAGTYANLRSSEDGSNPVNQANSSKVASLNAKLDASLSFISSELLELEESLIEQYILDNSELETYRKFLFDLIATKPYKLSPETEEALAALGEVHSAPYRIYGLGKSSDMQFNSIETGNGEELPVSFALYEDVYEFSPDTAVRRKAYDSFVSTLKQYKNTFAGTFAAEVKKQVALSQIRGYESVTHKLLHPQQISLDMYHNQLDVIQKELAPHMRRFAKLKQRELGLDKMMFCDLKAPLDPDFNPKTTFEEASEVILKALEVMGPEYSAAMKKALTERWVDLADNVGKSTGAFCSSPYGSHPYILITWGDTMRSAFVLAHELGHAGHFYLANSHQTLFNTRPSMYFIEAPSTMNERLLAQHLLSTTTDTRMRRWVITQQLATYYHNFVTHLLEGELQRRIFNLAEKGTPITANLLSDQKTDILTFFWGDAVEIDEGAGLTWMRQPHYYMGLYPYTYSAGLTVSTAVSEMIQKEGQPAVERWLDVLKLGGTKKPEELIRQAGLDMTSPEPIKKAVAYVGSLIDELEKSYE; from the coding sequence ATGCAACAAGTAAAAGCAGGTCGCTATAAAAGAGATGAAGTTCCCGTCGAATTGACATGGAAATTAGAGGATCTATTTCCTGATGAACAAGCCTGGGAGTCAGAGCTTAACCAAATTGAACAAGACTTATCTACGGTCACAAAGTTTAAAGGGAGACTAGGTGAAAGTGCGGACACGTTACTTTCTTGTATTTTAGCTTATGAAGCCCTTTTAGAACGCTTTGTAAGAGCCGGTACCTACGCCAATCTTCGCTCTTCAGAGGATGGGTCTAATCCCGTGAATCAGGCCAATTCCTCAAAAGTGGCGTCATTGAATGCAAAGCTGGATGCTTCCCTATCCTTTATTTCCTCTGAGCTATTAGAACTTGAGGAATCATTAATCGAACAATACATACTTGATAATTCTGAATTAGAAACGTATCGCAAGTTCTTATTTGACTTAATAGCTACAAAACCTTATAAGCTTTCTCCTGAAACAGAGGAGGCACTCGCTGCCCTAGGTGAGGTTCACTCTGCGCCATACAGAATTTACGGATTAGGAAAATCATCCGATATGCAATTCAATTCGATAGAAACTGGGAATGGGGAAGAACTTCCTGTATCCTTTGCGCTTTACGAGGACGTTTATGAATTTTCCCCAGACACAGCCGTCCGCAGAAAAGCCTATGATTCATTCGTTTCGACTCTAAAACAATATAAAAATACGTTTGCTGGAACCTTTGCTGCAGAGGTCAAAAAACAGGTCGCTTTATCTCAAATTCGCGGCTATGAATCGGTCACTCACAAGCTCCTTCACCCACAACAGATCTCCTTGGACATGTACCATAACCAGCTGGATGTCATTCAGAAAGAACTTGCTCCTCATATGAGACGTTTTGCTAAGCTCAAACAGCGCGAGCTCGGCTTAGATAAAATGATGTTCTGTGACCTTAAAGCTCCACTTGATCCCGACTTTAATCCGAAAACCACTTTCGAAGAAGCTTCTGAAGTGATTTTAAAAGCACTTGAAGTCATGGGACCGGAATATAGTGCGGCTATGAAAAAAGCCCTCACTGAGAGATGGGTAGACTTAGCTGACAATGTGGGCAAATCAACCGGCGCTTTCTGTTCAAGCCCATACGGTTCTCATCCTTATATTTTGATTACTTGGGGAGACACCATGCGCAGCGCATTTGTCCTTGCCCATGAACTTGGTCATGCTGGCCACTTCTACCTGGCAAATAGTCACCAAACCTTATTCAACACTCGTCCATCCATGTATTTCATTGAAGCACCCTCAACTATGAATGAACGACTCTTAGCTCAACATTTGCTTTCAACAACTACGGATACTCGCATGAGACGCTGGGTCATTACCCAGCAATTAGCCACTTATTATCATAATTTTGTCACACACCTGCTTGAGGGCGAATTACAGCGCCGCATTTTCAATCTCGCTGAAAAAGGAACGCCTATTACAGCTAATTTACTCTCTGATCAGAAAACGGATATCTTAACTTTCTTCTGGGGAGATGCTGTCGAAATAGACGAAGGTGCCGGCCTGACTTGGATGCGCCAGCCGCACTATTATATGGGCCTTTATCCTTACACCTATTCAGCTGGTCTCACGGTTTCAACCGCCGTTTCAGAAATGATCCAAAAAGAAGGACAGCCTGCTGTCGAGCGTTGGCTAGACGTTCTAAAATTAGGTGGAACCAAAAAGCCTGAGGAACTCATCCGCCAAGCAGGACTCGATATGACCTCACCAGAACCAATTAAGAAAGCCGTCGCCTACGTCGGCTCCCTCATTGACGAACTAGAGAAGAGCTATGAATAA
- a CDS encoding aminotransferase class I/II-fold pyridoxal phosphate-dependent enzyme, with the protein MVEFNTRVVHISKDDQIDNGSKTTPIYQTSAFQSKSLEELESFYTGDKRYLYSRIDNPNTNELGRAVAEIEGAKAGVATSSGMSAILIAFLAVLKPGDHLVACWDLYGGTYQLITEELSDFGIQSTLVDFSNLNEVEKATQPNTKLLFSESITNPLLRVENIAGLAALAKAHQLVTIIDNTFASPYLRQPFLQGADLVVHSATKYIGGHSDVTAGVVVGRADLVEKAKTKGVHLGTTLSPFEAWLASRGLKTLSVRMERQVSNAASLAAYLKTRQEIKHVYYPELINGKGQSAIVTIELNDQFVDLSLFFKSLSWVKIIASLAGVETTVSHSTTTSHRALPKELCDKLGINQNVIRISVGIEDEKDIIQAFEEAILKASKKA; encoded by the coding sequence ATGGTTGAATTTAATACGCGTGTTGTACATATATCAAAAGACGATCAAATCGATAATGGTTCAAAGACAACACCGATTTATCAGACATCTGCCTTTCAAAGTAAAAGTTTAGAGGAATTGGAATCCTTTTATACAGGAGACAAGCGCTATTTATACTCCAGAATTGACAATCCGAATACAAATGAGTTAGGAAGAGCGGTAGCAGAAATCGAAGGGGCGAAAGCTGGTGTTGCGACTTCTTCTGGGATGTCCGCGATCTTAATCGCCTTTTTAGCCGTATTAAAACCGGGCGATCACTTGGTGGCCTGCTGGGATTTGTACGGAGGCACTTACCAGCTGATCACTGAAGAATTAAGTGATTTTGGGATTCAATCTACCCTGGTCGATTTTTCCAATCTGAATGAGGTGGAGAAGGCGACTCAGCCTAATACAAAACTTCTTTTTTCTGAATCCATCACGAACCCTTTACTTCGCGTGGAAAATATTGCTGGACTAGCAGCGCTGGCAAAGGCTCATCAATTAGTCACGATCATTGATAACACGTTTGCCTCACCTTATTTACGGCAACCCTTTTTACAAGGGGCTGACCTTGTTGTTCACAGTGCGACTAAGTATATTGGTGGACATAGTGATGTAACAGCTGGAGTTGTTGTCGGTCGTGCTGATTTGGTTGAAAAAGCAAAGACAAAAGGTGTCCATCTTGGAACTACTCTCAGCCCATTTGAAGCATGGCTTGCTAGCCGTGGACTCAAAACATTGAGTGTGCGGATGGAGAGACAAGTCAGTAATGCGGCAAGTCTTGCTGCCTATCTAAAAACACGTCAAGAGATTAAGCACGTTTACTATCCTGAATTAATTAATGGGAAGGGCCAAAGCGCCATTGTCACGATTGAGTTGAATGATCAGTTTGTGGATCTAAGTCTATTTTTTAAATCCTTATCTTGGGTCAAAATTATTGCCTCACTTGCAGGGGTAGAGACAACGGTCAGTCACTCAACAACAACCTCACATCGTGCGCTGCCGAAGGAGCTTTGTGATAAGCTAGGAATTAATCAAAATGTTATTCGGATATCGGTTGGAATTGAAGATGAAAAAGATATTATTCAAGCTTTTGAAGAAGCTATTTTAAAAGCTTCTAAAAAAGCTTAA
- the tsaE gene encoding tRNA (adenosine(37)-N6)-threonylcarbamoyltransferase complex ATPase subunit type 1 TsaE, producing MTMIERTTASTEETMKLAEELSSLLKPGMVLTLEGGLGAGKTTFTKGLAKGLGVQRMVNSPTFTIIKEYQGTQLPLYHMDVYRLDEESGEDLGFDDYFYGDGITVVEWPSQIESQLPSERLEIRMERLDDELRQITLIPHGERMQTLCQELNR from the coding sequence ATTACCATGATTGAAAGAACAACGGCTTCAACTGAAGAGACGATGAAGTTAGCAGAGGAGCTTTCAAGCTTGCTGAAGCCAGGCATGGTTTTGACTTTAGAAGGCGGCTTAGGAGCGGGCAAAACGACCTTTACAAAAGGTCTTGCTAAGGGGCTGGGTGTTCAGCGCATGGTAAACAGCCCCACGTTTACAATTATCAAGGAATATCAGGGAACTCAGTTGCCTCTTTATCATATGGATGTCTATCGTCTAGATGAAGAAAGCGGGGAAGATCTGGGCTTTGACGACTATTTCTATGGCGACGGTATTACGGTTGTTGAATGGCCGAGTCAGATCGAATCACAGCTTCCTTCCGAGCGGTTAGAAATCAGAATGGAAAGACTCGATGATGAGTTGCGGCAGATAACGCTCATTCCTCATGGAGAGAGAATGCAGACGTTGTGTCAGGAGTTGAATCGATGA
- the sigB gene encoding RNA polymerase sigma factor SigB — MKTGPTYHMIDPSEDDIYSLIKRHQANPDDEQIKTIIVQKYQDLVHSISRKFARDRMMQEDLYQVGMIGLLSAIRRFDPSFGKSFEAFAVPTIAGEIKRFIRDKTWSIHVPRKVKELGPKIKKAVDELTRSLERSPRIDEIANYLDVGEEDVLETMELGKSYNAISVDSKIEADSEGGTVTLLDLIGKKDIGYEKINEGLLLQKVLNILTERERAILKLTYFDNLSQKETGERLGISQMHVSRLQRRALVKLREALNNDGIEMMQ; from the coding sequence ATGAAAACAGGGCCTACTTATCACATGATTGATCCCTCTGAGGACGATATTTATTCTTTAATAAAGAGACATCAAGCAAACCCTGATGATGAACAAATCAAAACCATTATAGTTCAGAAATATCAAGACCTTGTGCATTCTATTTCAAGAAAATTCGCGCGAGATCGAATGATGCAAGAGGATCTGTATCAAGTAGGAATGATTGGTTTGCTTTCGGCTATCCGTCGATTCGATCCTTCTTTTGGTAAGTCGTTTGAAGCTTTTGCGGTGCCGACTATTGCTGGAGAAATCAAGCGATTTATAAGAGATAAGACATGGAGCATTCATGTTCCGCGAAAGGTAAAAGAACTAGGGCCAAAAATTAAGAAGGCTGTCGATGAATTGACTCGTTCGCTTGAGCGTTCGCCGAGGATAGATGAGATTGCTAATTACCTTGATGTGGGAGAAGAGGACGTTTTGGAAACGATGGAATTAGGGAAAAGTTACAACGCTATTTCGGTTGATTCGAAAATAGAGGCTGATAGTGAAGGCGGAACGGTAACTTTATTAGATTTAATCGGAAAAAAGGACATTGGTTATGAAAAAATAAATGAGGGCCTGCTTCTTCAGAAAGTATTGAACATCCTCACTGAACGGGAGCGTGCCATTCTGAAGCTCACTTATTTTGATAATTTAAGTCAGAAGGAAACAGGTGAACGTCTAGGCATCTCTCAAATGCATGTTTCGCGACTTCAAAGAAGAGCTCTTGTTAAACTTCGCGAGGCTCTCAATAATGATGGGATTGAAATGATGCAATGA
- a CDS encoding STAS domain-containing protein, whose product MNLTIQSKSEDGKEILIINGEVDAFTAIRLKTALLELTEKEANKVVLDMSQVSYMDSTGIGVIIAGYKSAKKNQGSLIVKGLTSRVKRLFDITGLSEIVEVQHLEGRP is encoded by the coding sequence ATGAATTTAACGATTCAGTCTAAAAGTGAAGATGGCAAAGAGATTCTAATTATAAATGGTGAAGTCGATGCGTTTACTGCCATAAGGCTGAAAACAGCATTGCTTGAGTTGACAGAAAAAGAAGCTAATAAAGTAGTCTTGGATATGAGTCAGGTTTCTTATATGGACAGTACGGGGATAGGGGTTATTATTGCCGGTTATAAATCTGCCAAAAAGAATCAGGGCTCTTTAATTGTAAAAGGGTTAACCTCGCGGGTTAAGAGGCTCTTTGATATTACGGGGCTTTCAGAGATAGTCGAAGTTCAGCATTTGGAGGGAAGACCATGA
- the rsbW gene encoding anti-sigma B factor RsbW: MKGISDVVELTIPAKKEYVGIVRLATSGVANRMGYSYDDIEDIKVAVSEACTNAVNHAYKEGEEGQVHIKLLTYENRLEIMVIDHGQSFDAKKVIQEMKPLNASMTLEQLNEGGLGLYLIETLMDQVTVNIEAGVVVFMTKFLSGDEVEHHENRAYLSHD, encoded by the coding sequence ATGAAAGGGATTTCAGATGTCGTCGAATTGACGATCCCCGCCAAAAAGGAATATGTGGGAATTGTAAGGCTCGCCACTTCAGGAGTAGCCAATCGCATGGGTTACTCGTATGATGACATAGAAGATATAAAGGTTGCGGTGTCAGAGGCATGTACCAATGCGGTTAATCATGCTTATAAGGAGGGAGAAGAAGGGCAAGTTCATATTAAACTTCTCACCTATGAGAACAGATTAGAGATTATGGTGATTGATCACGGGCAAAGCTTTGATGCAAAGAAAGTTATTCAAGAAATGAAGCCTCTTAATGCTTCGATGACCTTAGAACAATTGAACGAGGGCGGATTAGGGCTCTATTTAATTGAAACCTTAATGGATCAAGTAACGGTTAATATTGAAGCTGGGGTTGTCGTTTTCATGACCAAGTTCTTAAGTGGGGATGAGGTGGAGCACCATGAAAACAGGGCCTACTTATCACATGATTGA
- a CDS encoding SpoIIE family protein phosphatase, with amino-acid sequence MIEQFTFESYIFSVFQKPKNDHMACGDSYWLKETDETMIGVIADGLGSGPAAQKASKAAIETVKRLQDQPIKRIILEVNKDQSNYRGVVLSIIKYYKKTRKLEYCGVGNIRLKLVMSMTQVIQPRSKNGFLSGRPIDLEVHELIVEPNAWLIMYSDGIDFHQRELFDLYELFNSCTDEQINTYFSSSDHAPLVNHDDLTILIGKPH; translated from the coding sequence ATGATTGAACAATTCACCTTTGAATCATATATATTCTCGGTTTTTCAAAAACCTAAAAACGATCACATGGCTTGTGGAGACAGCTACTGGTTAAAAGAAACGGATGAAACCATGATAGGTGTCATCGCCGATGGATTAGGAAGCGGACCAGCAGCTCAAAAGGCATCTAAGGCAGCTATTGAGACCGTCAAACGCCTGCAGGATCAACCGATTAAGAGGATTATTCTTGAGGTTAATAAGGACCAAAGCAACTATAGAGGGGTTGTCCTTTCGATCATTAAGTACTATAAAAAAACTCGCAAACTTGAATATTGTGGAGTAGGTAATATTCGGTTGAAATTAGTGATGAGCATGACCCAAGTGATTCAACCGAGATCAAAGAACGGCTTTCTGTCAGGGCGCCCTATTGATTTAGAAGTTCATGAATTGATTGTGGAACCGAATGCCTGGCTCATCATGTACTCGGATGGAATTGATTTTCACCAAAGAGAGCTATTTGATCTTTATGAGCTCTTCAATTCCTGTACAGATGAACAAATTAATACCTATTTTAGTTCATCAGATCACGCCCCGTTGGTTAATCATGATGATTTAACAATCCTAATCGGGAAACCCCATTAG
- a CDS encoding SprT family protein, with translation MQQKDLQVLVETVSKQSFNKPFLHQATFNSRLRTTGGRYLLRTHNLEFNPKQLELFGMEEFIKIVKHELCHYHLHIEGRGYKHQDIEFKTLLKQVGGSRYCQSVPGSRRQSKWIYLYTCKSCAQPYPRKRQMDVKRYRCGKCGGRLKLQSKLRREEADQSS, from the coding sequence ATGCAACAAAAAGACTTGCAGGTATTGGTTGAGACGGTATCCAAGCAATCATTTAATAAGCCGTTCCTTCATCAAGCTACATTTAATTCAAGACTCCGTACTACAGGAGGGCGGTACCTTTTACGTACACATAACCTCGAATTTAACCCCAAGCAACTGGAGCTCTTTGGAATGGAAGAGTTTATTAAAATAGTTAAGCATGAGCTCTGCCATTACCACCTTCATATAGAAGGAAGAGGGTATAAACATCAAGATATAGAATTTAAGACGTTGCTAAAGCAGGTTGGAGGAAGCCGTTACTGTCAATCTGTTCCTGGCAGCCGACGCCAATCAAAATGGATATACTTGTATACCTGTAAATCCTGTGCCCAGCCTTATCCTAGAAAGAGACAAATGGATGTGAAGCGTTATAGGTGCGGGAAATGCGGAGGCAGACTAAAGCTTCAATCTAAATTAAGAAGGGAAGAGGCCGATCAATCAAGCTGA
- the rimI gene encoding ribosomal protein S18-alanine N-acetyltransferase, with translation MASQSKEDFELSGDVELRVMTLEDVDGVHKIETACFATPWSRSAFVNEVLHNQFATYFVAEEAGQLLGYIGCWVVIDDANITNIAVLPDYRGRKIGEALLRTAMELARLKQATRMSLEVRVSNTVAQNLYEKLGFQRGGIRKNYYTDNNEDAYVMWVTL, from the coding sequence ATGGCAAGCCAATCAAAAGAAGACTTTGAATTGAGCGGGGATGTCGAGCTTCGGGTGATGACGTTAGAGGATGTCGATGGGGTCCACAAGATTGAAACGGCCTGCTTTGCGACACCTTGGTCCAGATCCGCATTCGTCAATGAAGTTCTTCACAATCAATTTGCGACTTATTTTGTTGCGGAAGAGGCAGGACAGCTGTTAGGCTATATTGGCTGTTGGGTTGTGATTGATGATGCGAACATAACCAATATTGCCGTATTACCGGACTACCGAGGCAGAAAGATTGGTGAAGCCCTCTTGAGGACGGCGATGGAGCTCGCCAGGCTGAAGCAGGCAACACGAATGAGCCTTGAAGTTCGGGTAAGCAATACTGTTGCTCAGAATCTCTATGAAAAGCTGGGCTTTCAGCGCGGCGGAATACGAAAAAACTATTATACTGATAATAATGAAGATGCATATGTCATGTGGGTGACTTTATGA
- the tsaB gene encoding tRNA (adenosine(37)-N6)-threonylcarbamoyltransferase complex dimerization subunit type 1 TsaB, protein MKILAIDSSTTVMGVAVMEDRKLLAEYTTNLKLNHSVRLMPAIERVLSEVELSPQDLDRIAVAKGPGSYTGVRMGVTVAKTLAWTLKKELVGVSTLQVLAQNGTFFTGMVAPFFDARRDRVYAGLYKEGESHLNPVIQDAIVSVDEWLLSLKNRNEAILFVGQDLSAFESRIRSALGEQAVFAPPSLTIPRPAELARVGAALSPEEMVHQFVPEYLQMAEAEAKWQANQKKTLN, encoded by the coding sequence ATGAAAATTTTAGCGATTGATTCGTCCACTACTGTTATGGGAGTGGCGGTCATGGAAGATAGGAAATTGCTTGCGGAATACACGACGAACCTAAAATTGAATCACTCGGTTCGTTTAATGCCGGCGATTGAGCGTGTGCTCAGTGAAGTCGAGCTTTCTCCTCAAGATTTAGACAGAATTGCTGTTGCAAAAGGGCCAGGGTCTTATACGGGCGTTCGAATGGGAGTAACGGTTGCCAAGACATTGGCATGGACGTTAAAAAAAGAGTTGGTGGGAGTCTCCACTTTGCAGGTTCTAGCGCAAAACGGCACTTTTTTCACTGGGATGGTGGCGCCTTTCTTTGATGCGCGCCGGGACCGTGTCTATGCTGGCTTGTATAAGGAGGGGGAGAGCCACTTGAATCCGGTTATCCAAGACGCCATTGTCAGTGTTGATGAATGGTTACTTTCTCTAAAAAATAGAAATGAAGCGATATTATTTGTTGGACAAGATCTGTCGGCGTTTGAAAGCCGGATCCGATCCGCTCTAGGAGAACAGGCTGTGTTTGCACCACCCTCCTTAACCATTCCGAGGCCGGCTGAGCTCGCCCGGGTTGGCGCCGCTCTTTCACCTGAGGAGATGGTTCATCAATTTGTACCAGAATATTTACAGATGGCGGAGGCAGAGGCGAAATGGCAAGCCAATCAAAAGAAGACTTTGAATTGA
- a CDS encoding Tex family protein — MTVEKENQEQFIQDLVKELHFRKDQIQNVIHLIEEDNTIPFIARYRKEMTGGLDEVQINTIYEKWHYAVQLHKRKEEVIRLIEEQGKLTADLSEKIMIATRLQEVEDLYRPYKQKRRTRATAAKEKGLELLADWIRTFPASALETEAAKYISEEKEVLTAEDALQGASDIIAEQIADDADSRKWIRELTINDGILLTEKKKNAEDEKEVYGMYYEYQEKVKNIVPHRTLAINRGEKEDVLKVSIEAPEEEILRRLGRRFIKNQDVPAAELMKVTIQDAYKRLIAPSIEREVRQLLSEKADEQAIHIFSENLSHLLMQPPMRGAVVLGVDPAYRTGCKLAVVDETGKVLAIDVIYPTPPKSDIDGAKKKVKALIEKYEIEMIAIGNGTASRETEQFIADTIKEVEDRNLHYLIVNEAGASVYSASALAREEFPDFQVEQRSAVSIARRLQDPLAELVKIDPKSVGVGQYQHDVSQKALSDSLTFVVETAVNRVGVNVNTASPSLLQYVSGLSKSVAQNIVKMREEKGKFQSRDALLKVPRLGAKAYEQCAGFLRILDGKHPLDRTPIHPESYETTEKLLNRAGLKLADIGTEAVKEKLQTLDIQEEAEALNVGEMTLKDIIDSLIRPGRDPRDDIAKPLLRTDVLDLNDLKPGMKLEGTVRNVVDFGAFVDIGVKQDGLVHISKLANRYVKHPLDVVHVGQIVTVWVDQVDVNKGRIALSMLPLTEKVSV; from the coding sequence ATGACGGTTGAGAAAGAGAACCAAGAGCAATTCATACAAGATCTTGTGAAAGAGCTTCATTTTAGAAAAGATCAAATTCAAAATGTTATTCATTTGATAGAGGAAGATAATACGATTCCGTTCATAGCCCGGTATAGAAAAGAAATGACTGGCGGCTTAGACGAGGTACAGATTAACACCATCTATGAGAAATGGCATTATGCGGTACAGCTTCATAAACGCAAAGAAGAAGTCATTCGTCTGATTGAAGAGCAAGGGAAACTAACTGCCGACCTATCTGAGAAAATCATGATTGCAACAAGGCTTCAAGAGGTGGAGGATCTGTACCGCCCTTATAAGCAAAAGCGTCGAACCCGTGCAACTGCGGCCAAAGAAAAAGGACTCGAGCTTTTGGCTGATTGGATACGAACATTTCCTGCTAGTGCCCTTGAGACAGAAGCAGCTAAATACATATCTGAAGAAAAAGAGGTTTTAACAGCAGAGGACGCCTTACAAGGAGCAAGTGATATCATTGCTGAACAAATTGCAGACGATGCCGATAGTCGAAAGTGGATCCGTGAGCTCACGATTAACGACGGGATACTACTCACTGAGAAAAAGAAAAATGCGGAAGATGAAAAAGAAGTCTATGGGATGTACTATGAGTATCAAGAAAAGGTGAAGAACATCGTCCCTCACCGCACACTAGCCATCAATCGAGGCGAAAAGGAAGATGTATTAAAGGTTTCCATAGAAGCACCCGAAGAGGAGATCCTGAGGCGGCTTGGGAGACGGTTTATAAAGAATCAGGATGTGCCGGCAGCTGAGTTAATGAAAGTCACCATTCAAGATGCCTATAAACGTTTAATTGCTCCTTCAATTGAAAGAGAAGTTCGCCAACTTCTCTCAGAAAAAGCGGATGAACAGGCCATTCATATTTTTTCGGAAAATCTAAGTCATTTGCTGATGCAGCCCCCAATGCGCGGCGCAGTGGTTTTGGGTGTCGACCCTGCTTATCGGACAGGCTGTAAACTTGCAGTGGTGGATGAGACGGGGAAAGTTTTAGCGATTGATGTGATTTACCCAACCCCTCCTAAATCGGATATTGACGGAGCGAAAAAGAAAGTAAAAGCACTGATCGAAAAATATGAGATTGAAATGATTGCGATTGGAAACGGGACAGCCTCTCGTGAAACAGAGCAATTTATAGCAGATACGATTAAGGAAGTTGAAGATCGCAACTTGCATTACCTCATTGTGAATGAGGCGGGAGCTAGCGTATACTCAGCCTCAGCACTTGCGAGAGAGGAATTTCCTGACTTTCAAGTCGAACAACGGAGCGCGGTATCGATTGCACGCCGCCTTCAAGACCCATTGGCTGAATTAGTTAAAATTGATCCTAAGTCGGTCGGAGTAGGGCAATATCAGCATGATGTGTCACAAAAGGCACTCAGCGATTCCCTTACCTTTGTTGTCGAAACAGCGGTTAACCGTGTAGGCGTGAATGTGAATACCGCATCACCTTCTTTGCTGCAATATGTATCAGGCCTATCTAAATCAGTCGCGCAGAATATTGTGAAAATGCGCGAAGAGAAAGGGAAGTTCCAATCACGTGATGCCCTCCTTAAAGTACCGCGTCTTGGGGCAAAGGCGTATGAACAGTGCGCCGGCTTTTTGCGAATTTTAGATGGTAAGCATCCGCTTGACCGAACACCGATCCACCCGGAAAGCTATGAAACAACGGAAAAATTGCTTAATCGTGCGGGCTTAAAATTAGCGGATATTGGAACTGAGGCTGTCAAAGAAAAATTACAGACACTAGATATTCAAGAAGAGGCAGAAGCTCTTAATGTCGGTGAAATGACATTAAAGGATATTATTGACTCGCTTATTCGTCCAGGCAGAGACCCGCGTGATGATATTGCCAAGCCGCTACTTCGGACGGATGTCTTAGATTTAAATGATTTAAAACCCGGCATGAAGCTTGAAGGGACTGTCCGCAACGTGGTGGACTTCGGGGCCTTTGTTGATATCGGAGTAAAACAAGATGGATTAGTTCACATCTCCAAGCTTGCCAATCGCTATGTGAAACACCCGCTTGATGTCGTTCATGTAGGTCAAATTGTGACGGTTTGGGTTGACCAAGTTGATGTGAATAAAGGAAGGATTGCCCTTTCTATGCTTCCATTAACAGAAAAAGTATCCGTATAA